A genomic segment from Chrysemys picta bellii isolate R12L10 chromosome 11, ASM1138683v2, whole genome shotgun sequence encodes:
- the RPL37A gene encoding large ribosomal subunit protein eL43 codes for MAKRTKKVGIVGKYGTRYGASLRKMVKKIEISQHAKYTCSFCGKTKMKRKAVGIWHCGSCMKTVAGGAWTYNTTSAVTVKSAIRRLKELKDQ; via the exons ATG GCTAAGCGCACCAAGAAAGTTGGGATTGTGGGAAAATATGGTACCCGTTATGGTGCTTCCCTCAGGAAAATGGTAAAGAAAATTGAAATTAGCCAGCATGCCAAGTATACCTGCTCCTTCTGTGGCAAG ACCAAAATGAAGAGGAAAGCTGTAGGTATCTGGCATTGTGGATCCTGTATGAAGACAGTAGCTGGTGGTGCCTGGACCTATAA CACCACCTCTGCAGTGACGGTCAAATCTGCCATCAGAAGACTGAAGGAATTGAAAGACCAGTAG